The Mus caroli chromosome 1, CAROLI_EIJ_v1.1, whole genome shotgun sequence genome has a window encoding:
- the LOC110297598 gene encoding tyrosine-protein kinase ZAP-70 encodes MPDPAAHLPFFYGSISRAEAEEHLKLAGMADGLFLLRQCLRSLGGYVLSLVHDVRFHHFPIERQLNGTYAIAGGKAHCGPAELCQFYSQDPDGLPCNLRKPCNRPPGLEPQPGVFDCLRDAMVRDYVRQTWKLEGDALEQAIISQAPQVEKLIATTAHERMPWYHSSLTREEAERKLYSGQQTDGKFLLRPRKEQGTYALSLVYGKTVYHYLISQDKAGKYCIPEGTKFDTLWQLVEYLKLKADGLIYRLKEVCPNSSASVAAAAPTLPAHPSTFTQPQRRVDTLNSDGYTPEPARLASSTNKPRPMPMDTSVYESPYSDPEELKDKKLFLKRENLLVADIELGCGNFGSVRQGVYRMRKKQIDVAIKVLKQGTEKADKDEMMREAQIMHQLDNPYIVRLIGVCQAEALMLVMEMAGGGPLHKFLLGKKEEIPVSNVAELLHQVAMGMKYLEEKNFVHRDLAARNVLLVNRHYAKISDFGLSKALGADDSYYTARSAGKWPLKWYAPECINFRKFSSRSDVWSYGVTMWEAFSYGQKPYKKMKGPEVLDFIKQGKRMECPPECPPEMYALMSDCWIYKWEDRPDFLTVEQRMRNYYYSLASRAEGPPQCEQVAEAVCG; translated from the exons ATGCCCGATCCTGCGGCACACCTGCCATTCTTCTATGGCAGCATCTCGCGGGCTGAGGCCGAGGAGCACCTGAAGCTGGCAGGCATGGCCGATGGGCTGTTCCTCCTGCGCCAGTGCTTGCGCTCGCTGGGCGGCTACGTGCTGTCGCTGGTACACGACGTGCGCTTCCACCATTTCCCCATCGAGCGCCAACTCAACGGCACGTACGCCATCGCGGGCGGGAAGGCGCACTGCGGCCCGGCCGAGCTCTGCCAGTTTTATTCTCAGGACCCCGACGGGCTGCCCTGCAACCTGCGTAAGCCGTGCAACCGGCCGCCCGGACTCGAGCCACAGCCCGGGGTCTTCGATTGCCTGCGCGATGCCATGGTGCGCGACTACGTGCGCCAGACCTGGAAGCTGGAG gGCGATGCACTAGAGCAGGCCATCATCAGCCAGGCCCCACAGGTGGAGAAGCTCATTGCTACCACAGCCCACGAGCGAATGCCCTGGTATCACAGCAGCCTGACTCGCGAGGAGGCCGAGCGCAAGCTCTATTCCGGCCAGCAGACCGACGGCAAGTTCCT gCTGAGGCCCCGGAAGGAGCAGGGCACATATGCACTGTCCCTGGTCTATGGGAAAACTGTGTACCACTATCTCATCAGCCAGGACAAGGCTGGCAAGTACTGCATTCCCGAAGGCACCAAGTTTGACACGCTCTGGCAG CTGGTGGAGTACCTGAAGCTGAAGGCAGATGGACTAATTTACCGCTTGAAGGAGGTCTGTCCCAACAGCAGCGCCAGCGTGGCAG CTGCTGCACCCACCCTCCCAGCCCACCCATCCACATTCACTCAG CCTCAGAGACGAGTGGACACCCTGAACTCGGACGGATACACCCCTGAACCAG CACGCTTAGCGTCATCGACAAACAAGCCCCGGCCGATGCCCATGGACACAAGTGTGTACGAGAGTCCCTACAGCGACCCTGAGGAACTCAAAGACAAGAAGCTCTTCCTGAAGCGAGAGAATCTCCTCGTGGCGGACATCGAGCTTGGCTGTGGCAACTTTGGCTCAGTGCGCCAGGGAGTCTACCGCATGCGCAA GAAGCAGATCGATGTGGCCATCAAGGTGCTGAAGCAGGGCACAGAGAAGGCTGATAAAGATGAGATGATGCGAGAGGCCCAGATCATGCACCAGCTTGACAACCCCTACATCGTGCGGCTCATCGGCGTGTGCCAGGCGGAGGCACTCATGCTGGTCATGGAGATGGCGGGAGGCGGGCCACTGCACAAGTTCCTGCTGGGAAAGAA GGAGGAGATCCCCGTGAGCAATGTAGCTGAACTGCTGCACCAGGTGGCCATGGGCATGAAGTATTTGGAGGAGAAAAACTTTGTGCACCGCGACCTGGCAGCCCGCAATGTTCTACTGGTCAATCGGCACTATGCCAAGATCAGCGACTTTGGCCTGTCCAAAGCACTGGGTGCTGACGACAGCTATTACACA GCCCGGTCTGCAGGGAAGTGGCCTCTGAAGTGGTACGCGCCAGAGTGCATCAACTTCCGGAAGTTCTCCAGCCGCAGTGATGTCTGGAGCTATGGGGTCACCATGTGGGAGGCCTTCTCCTACGGTCAGAAGCCCTACAAG AAAATGAAGGGCCCCGAGGTCCTGGACTTCATCAAGCAGGGTAAGAGGATGGAATGTCCGCCGGAGTGTCCGCCCGAGATGTACGCACTTATGAGTGACTGCTGGAtatacaa GTGGGAGGATCGCCCCGACTTCCTGACTGTGGAACAACGTATGCGGAACTATTACTACAGCCTGGCCAGCCGGGCTGAGGGACCCCCACAGTGTGAACAGGTGGCTGAGGCTGTATGTGGCTGA